A window of Terriglobales bacterium contains these coding sequences:
- a CDS encoding TlpA disulfide reductase family protein, translating to MNRNTLVLVVVVLVVFGMLVAGKRMREKREGASPKLSAGNATGQIAPDFTLKTLDGKDMKLSDLRGKAVLLNFWATWCGPCKLEIPWFLDLEKQYGSQGLVIVGVSMDDNPEKDVPKFAQEMKITYPILVGTEAVADLYGGVEGLPITFYINREGKIVKKVMGLVSHSEVEEGIKEALGSQQPTATVQTPQLEVAAR from the coding sequence GTGAATCGAAATACTCTTGTTCTTGTTGTTGTAGTGCTGGTTGTGTTCGGAATGTTGGTGGCAGGCAAGCGCATGCGTGAAAAGCGCGAAGGCGCGAGCCCCAAGTTGAGCGCTGGAAACGCTACCGGGCAGATAGCTCCAGATTTCACGCTCAAAACCCTGGACGGCAAGGACATGAAATTGTCCGACTTGCGCGGCAAGGCGGTGTTGCTGAATTTCTGGGCCACCTGGTGCGGTCCGTGCAAGCTGGAGATCCCCTGGTTTCTCGACTTGGAGAAGCAATATGGGTCGCAAGGCCTGGTGATCGTGGGCGTCTCGATGGACGACAATCCAGAGAAAGATGTCCCGAAGTTCGCGCAGGAGATGAAGATTACCTATCCGATCCTCGTAGGGACCGAGGCGGTGGCCGATCTGTATGGCGGAGTTGAGGGGTTGCCGATCACTTTCTACATCAATCGCGAAGGCAAGATCGTGAAGAAGGTGATGGGACTGGTAAGCCACAGTGAAGTGGAAGAAGGGATTAAAGAAGCTTTAGGGTCACAGCAGCCGACGGCCACGGTTCAGACTCCGCAGCTCGAGGTAGCCGCACGATGA
- a CDS encoding amino acid racemase: MPKHIGIVAVSSEGAALCYRTICLESEQFMGEHDHPQISVHGYSLAEYMKYIDRDDWRGVGELMLSSAHKLKKAGAEFAICPDNTVHKAMQYMEPQTPLPWLHIAEVVAQEAKRRGFRKIGLTGTKYLVESEVYPSKLTAVGLEFARPSEEERVRINEIIFKELVHGIFTDHAVAYFQKVIGGLKQQGCDAVVLGCTEIPLIMNDGNSPLPTLDSTRLLARAAIRYSLEMAVESA; this comes from the coding sequence ATGCCGAAACATATCGGAATTGTCGCGGTCAGTTCGGAAGGAGCAGCCCTTTGCTACCGGACTATTTGCCTGGAGAGCGAACAGTTCATGGGCGAGCACGATCATCCGCAGATCAGCGTGCATGGATATTCTCTGGCTGAATACATGAAGTACATCGACCGCGACGACTGGCGTGGCGTTGGTGAGTTGATGCTCTCTTCGGCGCACAAGCTGAAGAAGGCTGGCGCCGAGTTCGCAATCTGCCCGGATAACACCGTCCACAAAGCAATGCAGTACATGGAACCGCAAACGCCGCTGCCGTGGCTGCACATCGCGGAAGTGGTCGCGCAGGAGGCTAAGAGGCGTGGCTTCCGCAAGATCGGACTGACCGGCACGAAATACCTGGTGGAAAGCGAAGTCTACCCATCGAAACTGACGGCTGTCGGGCTGGAATTCGCGCGGCCGTCGGAAGAAGAACGCGTTCGGATCAACGAGATCATCTTCAAGGAACTGGTACACGGCATCTTCACGGACCACGCGGTTGCGTATTTTCAAAAGGTAATCGGCGGACTGAAGCAGCAGGGTTGCGATGCGGTCGTACTGGGTTGCACAGAGATTCCGCTGATCATGAATGATGGAAATTCTCCTTTGCCTACGCTGGATTCGACGCGTCTGCTGGCGCGAGCAGCGATACGGTACTCGCTCGAGATGGCGGTAGAGTCAGCATGA
- the gltX gene encoding glutamate--tRNA ligase, with protein MLRVRFAPSPTGFLHVGSARTFIFNWLYARRNGGTMILRLDDTDLERNTEASVNSIFEGLKWLGLSWDEEYKQSERLGLHREMADAIFHKGLAYRDFTPAREGDTEKSGAAQGTWLFNAEMRNMSREESDRRAAAGEPFALRFKVPRDTERVITFKDAVYGESSKSTNDIEDFALLRSDRMPTYHMASCADDADLKISHIIRGQDHLSNTFKHVLIFEAAGAEVPTFAHLPLLVAPDGTKLSKRKHGPVVSVTTYRDAGFLPEAFINFLCLLGWSPKNDKEFMPIGELKDLFSLEGINRANAVINFKEPATTPDEMFDPKAVWLNSEHIRALPVENLKDELLPVVREAGFDVSSEKMARITPLVRERIRLLKEVLTVGDFFFVDQLAAYDVNELIPQKGDLAMAKRALERAREVLPNVEFRHDPLDQALRGAAQELGLKAGQMFQPIRVAVCGKKNAPPLFETLEVLGKEKVLERIGQAIEKL; from the coding sequence ATGCTACGAGTGAGATTTGCGCCTAGTCCCACGGGGTTTCTGCACGTGGGCAGCGCGCGTACGTTTATCTTCAATTGGCTTTATGCCCGCCGCAACGGTGGGACGATGATCCTGCGGCTCGATGACACCGATCTCGAGCGCAATACCGAAGCTTCCGTGAACTCGATCTTTGAGGGCCTGAAGTGGCTGGGGCTTAGCTGGGACGAGGAATATAAGCAGTCCGAACGCCTGGGCCTTCATCGCGAAATGGCGGACGCGATCTTCCATAAGGGACTGGCGTATCGGGATTTCACCCCAGCACGTGAAGGCGACACAGAGAAGTCGGGGGCGGCGCAGGGCACGTGGCTTTTCAACGCAGAGATGCGGAACATGTCGCGGGAGGAGAGCGACCGTCGTGCGGCGGCGGGTGAACCCTTTGCACTGCGCTTCAAGGTGCCTCGCGACACGGAACGGGTTATCACATTCAAGGACGCCGTTTACGGAGAGAGTTCGAAGTCCACGAATGACATCGAGGATTTTGCGCTGCTGCGATCGGACCGGATGCCTACTTACCATATGGCATCGTGCGCGGACGATGCGGACTTGAAGATCAGCCATATCATCCGCGGGCAGGACCACCTGTCGAATACATTTAAGCATGTGCTGATATTTGAAGCTGCTGGGGCGGAGGTGCCGACGTTCGCGCACCTGCCGCTGCTGGTGGCGCCGGACGGAACGAAGTTGTCGAAGCGGAAACACGGTCCGGTGGTGAGCGTGACGACGTATCGAGATGCGGGTTTCCTACCGGAAGCATTTATCAATTTTCTGTGCCTGCTGGGCTGGTCACCGAAGAACGATAAGGAGTTCATGCCGATCGGCGAATTGAAGGACCTGTTCTCGCTGGAAGGCATCAATCGGGCCAACGCGGTGATCAACTTCAAGGAACCCGCGACTACGCCGGATGAGATGTTTGATCCGAAGGCGGTTTGGCTGAACTCGGAGCACATACGGGCGTTGCCAGTGGAGAATTTGAAGGACGAACTTTTGCCGGTGGTGCGAGAAGCAGGGTTCGATGTTTCGTCGGAAAAGATGGCGCGGATTACGCCGCTGGTGCGGGAACGGATTCGTCTGCTCAAGGAAGTACTGACAGTTGGGGACTTCTTCTTTGTCGATCAACTTGCGGCGTACGACGTGAATGAATTGATTCCGCAGAAAGGCGACTTGGCGATGGCGAAGCGTGCGCTGGAGAGGGCGCGCGAGGTTCTGCCGAACGTGGAGTTTAGGCATGATCCGCTGGACCAAGCCTTGCGGGGTGCGGCTCAGGAACTGGGTCTGAAGGCAGGACAGATGTTCCAGCCGATTCGGGTTGCAGTGTGCGGGAAAAAGAATGCGCCTCCGCTGTTTGAGACGCTGGAAGTGCTGGGCAAAGAAAAGGTGCTGGAGCGGATTGGGCAGGCGATAGAGAAGCTTTAA
- a CDS encoding protein-disulfide reductase DsbD domain-containing protein — translation MNFVRALVSVLALSTFLPAQIPSTPKMPKVTVAATPMVRVKQGSKAQVQVLFRVVPGFHINSNKPNSELLIPTSINWDVPTNISLAKTSYPPGEDYTFSFAPDEKLNVYTGDFAVKSTVMAAKSTPKGTYRVHATLRYQACDNRACYPPASVPFSFDVNVQKGTSTKTRRNPGQSPHIK, via the coding sequence ATGAACTTCGTTCGGGCGCTAGTCTCTGTGCTTGCTCTGTCCACTTTCCTTCCTGCGCAAATTCCGTCTACGCCGAAGATGCCGAAGGTGACCGTTGCGGCCACGCCGATGGTGCGGGTGAAGCAGGGATCAAAAGCGCAAGTGCAGGTACTTTTCCGGGTAGTGCCGGGATTTCACATCAACTCGAACAAGCCGAATTCCGAACTTCTGATCCCCACATCTATCAATTGGGACGTGCCGACGAACATTTCGTTGGCAAAAACGAGCTATCCGCCGGGGGAAGACTACACGTTCTCCTTTGCGCCGGACGAGAAGCTCAACGTGTACACCGGAGATTTCGCGGTGAAGAGCACGGTGATGGCTGCGAAGTCCACGCCGAAGGGCACGTACCGAGTGCACGCCACTCTGCGTTACCAGGCTTGCGATAACCGCGCCTGCTATCCGCCGGCGTCGGTGCCGTTTTCATTTGACGTGAATGTGCAGAAAGGCACCTCGACGAAGACACGGCGGAACCCCGGACAGAGTCCCCACATCAAGTAG
- a CDS encoding PEP/pyruvate-binding domain-containing protein, with protein sequence MPHDEGQLSNIVHALRERAKELNCLYQVNDLLTANGERPLEEVLRQVIEILPNGWQYSEMCKARVLIENISIEPPGFRVTPWSLSATILVEGEPVGAVEVFYTRQMPHADEGPFLKEERRLIETVAERIASTLTQERLKTAHRDWLKTTGEIRNEKYEWRVVLDFLRETDAALLKRISRKLINHLSWRGVHEARELLQRGTIPGLLESIADENRPLRRMMKSAPDLTEDAFRIASEHLNESEILQLVTTWIKEDKSSFLVRALENQDTPLGEIIEALERYHHTSIEESELSLATQKGLRVSLIRRFFSENVDFINVAEEFIEVKDFYELLGSIIYPPRCHGKLGGKSAGLFLAKKIVDKSPRVSQNLRRIKVPKTWYVTSDWILHFVHHNDLEDVLSRKYSEIDQIRQEYPHLVALFKNSSFPSELAKGLAVALEDLGDKPLIVRSSSLLEDRSGSAFSGKYKSLFLGNRGTKEERLSALMDAIAEVYASIFGPDPTEYRIERGLLHVHEEMGIMIQEVVGQSIGRYFLPACSGVAFSNNEFRWSSRIQRGDGLIRLVPGLGTRAVDRVSDDYPVLIAPGQPNLRANVTVDEIEKYSPKRIDVINLESNAFETVSAFELLAECGSQYPQVRNLVSVIKGDWIQQPIGMPNFETDDVVFTFEGLIRNTSFVALLRELLTLLQARLRKPVDIEFAYDGQDFYLVQCRPESAGGDATPSAIPQNIPSDKVVFSASKFVSNGRVPDTTHIVYVDLDGYSQLEMSQMLEVGRAVSRLNKLLPKRQFIMIGPGRWGSRGDIKLGVPVTYSDINNTSMLIEVARQRGNYTPDLSFGTHFFQDLVEASIRYLPLYPDEGDAVFRESFLKRSRNLLPELLPEFASLSDTLHVIDVPGTTGGLILRVLMNADLDQAVGFLAEPSTGKNKQEFEFDTSGVVEKVSDEHWRWRFRMAQRIAAQLDPEKFGVKAFYLIGSTKNATAGPASDIDIMLHFTGSDAQREELLLWLDGWSSCLAEMNFLRTGYHTDGLLDIHLISDKDIDDRSSFAVKIDAITDAARKLPMRI encoded by the coding sequence ATGCCGCACGACGAGGGCCAACTCAGCAACATCGTGCACGCACTGCGCGAGCGTGCGAAGGAACTGAACTGTCTATATCAGGTGAACGATCTTCTCACCGCGAATGGTGAGCGGCCGCTTGAGGAGGTGTTGAGACAGGTCATAGAGATATTGCCCAATGGCTGGCAGTACAGCGAGATGTGCAAGGCTCGCGTTCTTATCGAGAACATATCCATCGAGCCACCCGGCTTTCGCGTAACCCCCTGGTCGCTATCGGCGACCATTCTGGTGGAAGGCGAGCCTGTCGGTGCCGTCGAGGTCTTCTACACCAGGCAGATGCCGCACGCCGATGAAGGTCCTTTCCTCAAAGAGGAGCGTAGGCTCATCGAGACCGTTGCTGAACGCATTGCCAGCACCCTCACCCAGGAACGCCTCAAGACCGCTCATCGCGATTGGCTGAAGACCACCGGCGAAATCCGCAACGAGAAATACGAGTGGCGCGTAGTCCTCGATTTCCTCCGTGAAACCGACGCTGCACTGCTGAAGCGTATTTCGCGCAAGCTGATCAATCATCTCAGCTGGCGCGGAGTTCATGAAGCTCGCGAGCTCCTTCAACGAGGCACCATCCCGGGGCTGCTGGAGTCTATCGCCGACGAGAATCGCCCTTTACGCCGCATGATGAAGAGTGCGCCTGATCTGACTGAAGACGCCTTCCGCATTGCGAGCGAGCACCTCAACGAATCGGAAATTCTGCAGTTGGTCACCACCTGGATCAAGGAAGACAAATCCAGTTTTCTCGTCCGCGCCCTGGAAAATCAGGACACTCCGCTCGGTGAGATCATCGAAGCCCTTGAGCGCTATCACCACACTAGCATCGAGGAAAGTGAGCTCTCGCTCGCTACACAAAAGGGTCTCCGCGTATCTTTGATCCGCCGCTTCTTCTCCGAGAATGTCGATTTCATTAACGTCGCCGAAGAGTTTATTGAGGTTAAAGACTTCTACGAACTGCTGGGGAGCATCATCTACCCCCCGCGGTGTCATGGCAAACTCGGCGGCAAGAGCGCGGGTCTTTTCCTTGCTAAGAAAATCGTCGACAAGTCTCCGCGCGTCAGCCAGAACCTTCGTCGGATCAAAGTACCTAAAACCTGGTATGTCACTTCCGACTGGATTCTCCACTTTGTCCATCACAACGACCTGGAAGACGTCCTCAGCCGCAAATATTCCGAGATCGACCAAATCCGGCAGGAGTACCCGCACCTCGTAGCTCTGTTTAAGAACTCGTCTTTTCCGTCCGAACTGGCGAAGGGCCTCGCCGTTGCGCTTGAGGACCTCGGCGACAAGCCGCTAATCGTCCGCAGCTCAAGTTTGCTCGAGGACCGCTCCGGTTCTGCGTTTTCCGGAAAATATAAAAGTCTCTTTCTGGGCAATCGTGGCACTAAAGAAGAACGGCTCTCCGCATTGATGGATGCGATCGCGGAAGTGTACGCCTCCATCTTTGGCCCCGATCCGACCGAATACCGTATCGAGCGCGGACTTCTCCACGTCCACGAAGAGATGGGCATCATGATCCAGGAGGTCGTGGGGCAGTCCATCGGCCGGTACTTCCTCCCGGCGTGCTCCGGAGTCGCCTTCAGCAACAACGAATTCCGGTGGTCATCTCGCATCCAGCGAGGCGATGGCCTCATTCGCTTGGTGCCCGGCTTGGGTACCCGCGCCGTCGACCGCGTCTCTGACGATTACCCCGTTCTCATCGCTCCTGGTCAGCCAAACCTCAGGGCGAATGTGACCGTCGACGAAATCGAGAAGTACTCGCCGAAGCGCATCGATGTCATCAACCTCGAATCCAACGCTTTCGAGACCGTCAGTGCCTTCGAACTGCTGGCTGAATGCGGATCCCAATATCCGCAAGTCAGGAACCTCGTCTCCGTTATTAAGGGTGACTGGATTCAGCAGCCCATTGGGATGCCGAACTTCGAAACCGACGACGTCGTCTTTACCTTCGAAGGCCTCATTCGGAATACGAGCTTTGTCGCGCTGCTTCGGGAACTGTTGACTCTGCTTCAGGCCAGGCTTAGGAAACCGGTCGATATCGAGTTTGCCTATGATGGCCAGGATTTCTATCTCGTCCAATGCAGGCCCGAAAGCGCCGGCGGCGATGCCACCCCATCTGCCATCCCGCAGAACATTCCAAGTGACAAGGTCGTCTTTTCCGCGAGCAAATTTGTCTCCAACGGCAGAGTTCCCGACACGACTCACATCGTCTACGTCGATCTGGATGGCTACAGCCAGCTGGAAATGTCGCAGATGCTCGAAGTCGGACGCGCCGTGAGTCGGCTCAACAAGTTACTTCCCAAGCGTCAGTTCATCATGATCGGCCCGGGAAGGTGGGGAAGTCGTGGCGATATTAAGCTCGGTGTGCCCGTTACGTATTCCGACATCAACAACACGAGCATGCTCATCGAAGTCGCCCGGCAGCGTGGCAACTACACCCCCGATCTTTCCTTCGGGACTCACTTCTTTCAGGACCTGGTCGAAGCCTCCATCCGCTATTTGCCGCTCTATCCAGATGAGGGGGACGCCGTCTTCAGGGAGAGCTTTCTTAAGCGTTCGCGCAATCTTCTCCCCGAGCTCTTGCCTGAATTCGCGAGTCTCTCGGACACGCTACACGTCATCGATGTTCCCGGAACCACCGGCGGATTGATTCTTCGTGTCCTGATGAATGCCGATCTCGATCAGGCCGTGGGATTTCTCGCTGAGCCATCTACCGGCAAGAACAAGCAGGAATTCGAGTTTGACACCAGCGGTGTCGTTGAGAAGGTCTCGGATGAGCACTGGCGCTGGCGCTTCCGTATGGCTCAGCGGATCGCTGCACAGCTCGATCCGGAGAAATTCGGCGTGAAGGCTTTCTACCTCATCGGCAGTACCAAAAATGCTACCGCCGGCCCCGCCAGCGACATCGATATCATGCTCCACTTCACCGGCAGTGACGCACAACGCGAGGAGTTATTGTTGTGGCTCGACGGATGGAGTTCCTGTCTCGCAGAGATGAATTTCTTGCGGACCGGCTATCACACCGATGGTCTCCTCGATATCCATCTCATCAGCGATAAGGACATCGACGACCGTAGCAGCTTTGCCGTGAAGATCGACGCTATCACCGATGCCGCACGGAAACTGCCGATGCGCATTTGA
- a CDS encoding cytochrome c biogenesis protein CcdA, producing MSGAPLPIAAFLAGVVSFLSPCVLPLVPGYVSLISGTGAAALENKEQRVLGKVMVNSLMFVLGFSIVFIALGAAATTVGQWTAEYRRELTYIAGIVIIIFGLHLTGIMKIKALYADKRMHSVQGNSSAWGAFAVGFAFAFGWTPCIGPILTTILTFAASEGTVAKGVLLLALYSAGLAVPFLLTSLGIDRFLAFYTKFRRHLHTVEVLSGVLLIAIGLLILTRKLTILSSYFSFLNRFAM from the coding sequence ATGTCCGGAGCACCTCTTCCTATCGCCGCCTTCCTAGCAGGTGTGGTTTCATTCCTTTCACCGTGCGTACTGCCGCTGGTACCGGGTTACGTTTCCTTAATCTCGGGTACCGGAGCAGCAGCTCTCGAAAACAAAGAACAGCGAGTCCTTGGAAAAGTGATGGTGAACTCGCTGATGTTCGTGCTGGGCTTCAGCATCGTTTTCATCGCGCTGGGCGCGGCGGCGACGACGGTTGGACAGTGGACGGCTGAATACCGGCGGGAACTGACGTACATCGCCGGCATCGTGATCATCATTTTCGGCCTGCACCTGACGGGCATCATGAAGATCAAAGCCTTGTATGCCGACAAGCGCATGCACAGCGTACAGGGGAACAGTTCCGCGTGGGGTGCCTTCGCGGTGGGATTCGCGTTTGCGTTTGGTTGGACTCCTTGCATCGGACCGATCCTGACGACGATCCTGACGTTCGCCGCTTCGGAGGGTACGGTTGCCAAGGGGGTTCTGTTGCTGGCACTGTACTCGGCTGGACTCGCCGTTCCATTCCTGCTGACTTCGCTAGGGATCGACCGGTTCCTGGCGTTCTACACAAAATTCCGGCGCCATCTGCATACCGTAGAAGTGCTGAGTGGCGTGCTGCTGATCGCGATTGGGCTTTTAATCCTGACGCGTAAACTGACAATTTTGTCTTCGTACTTCTCGTTCCTGAATCGCTTCGCAATGTAA
- a CDS encoding metallophosphoesterase: MASDTKCLFATDLHGQASRYDKLLAAIQDLSPAAVFLGGDLLPHALHGDLEQSEVIHCFCKLRQSMGNAYPKVFIILGNDDPRSFETCLFEYEQQGLWCHAHNRRAVLGTNPVYGYACVPPTPFRLKDWERYDVSRYCDPGCISPEEGIHTVAVEENEIKWGTIGKDLDGLAGEESLERAVFLFHCPPYDTPLDHADLEGTRFEHAPVDPHVGSIAIRRFIENRQPLLTLHGHVHESTRLTGTWKTRIGRTTCINASHDGPELAVVQFDLEAPSEAVRFLI, encoded by the coding sequence ATGGCAAGCGACACCAAATGCTTATTTGCGACTGACCTGCACGGTCAAGCGAGCCGCTACGACAAGCTGCTTGCGGCGATCCAAGATTTGTCGCCAGCAGCGGTGTTTCTGGGCGGGGATCTACTGCCGCACGCACTGCATGGAGATCTGGAACAGAGCGAGGTGATTCATTGCTTCTGCAAATTGCGGCAATCCATGGGCAATGCGTATCCGAAGGTATTCATCATTCTTGGCAATGACGATCCGAGGTCGTTTGAGACTTGCCTGTTCGAATATGAGCAGCAGGGGCTATGGTGCCATGCGCATAACCGAAGAGCTGTTCTCGGAACGAACCCTGTTTACGGGTACGCGTGCGTGCCGCCGACTCCGTTCCGGCTGAAGGATTGGGAGCGCTACGATGTGTCGCGGTATTGCGATCCCGGATGCATTTCTCCGGAAGAAGGGATACACACTGTGGCGGTGGAAGAGAACGAAATCAAGTGGGGCACGATCGGCAAAGATCTTGACGGCCTCGCCGGTGAAGAGTCACTGGAGCGCGCTGTGTTTCTGTTCCATTGTCCGCCTTACGATACGCCCCTTGATCATGCAGATCTCGAGGGCACGCGGTTCGAACATGCGCCTGTAGATCCGCACGTAGGAAGCATCGCGATCCGCAGGTTCATCGAGAACAGACAGCCTCTACTGACCCTGCACGGGCATGTGCATGAGTCGACGCGTTTGACCGGAACCTGGAAGACACGCATCGGCCGCACGACCTGTATCAATGCGTCCCACGATGGGCCAGAACTTGCGGTGGTGCAGTTCGATCTGGAGGCACCCTCCGAAGCAGTTCGCTTCCTGATTTAG
- a CDS encoding transcriptional regulator — MAVKRATGSTEKYSAVRNRRSEEPRRLTSTVPDFDPLIHERMRLGILSALAVNQSLTFNDLKALLETTDGNLSVHARKLEDAAYVKCEKSFDGRTPRTTYQLSPLGKRSLERYLDHMEGLIKATRENR; from the coding sequence ATGGCGGTTAAGCGCGCAACGGGTTCGACGGAAAAGTATTCGGCGGTTCGGAACCGGCGTTCAGAAGAACCGAGGCGCCTGACATCCACGGTACCGGATTTCGATCCGCTGATTCATGAACGGATGCGGTTGGGGATTCTAAGTGCGTTGGCGGTAAACCAGAGCCTGACGTTCAATGACCTTAAGGCCCTGCTGGAGACTACGGATGGGAACCTAAGCGTCCATGCACGAAAACTGGAAGACGCAGCGTACGTGAAATGCGAAAAGTCTTTCGACGGGCGTACGCCTCGAACGACTTACCAGTTGAGCCCGCTGGGGAAACGCTCGCTGGAGCGTTACCTGGACCACATGGAAGGATTGATCAAAGCGACCCGCGAGAATCGATGA
- a CDS encoding radical SAM protein → MGLKLRLQRKLRAAHRHAREWKLIAKALVSTDHPVLAHIVPMRRCNLACTYCNEYDKTSNPVPLETMFQRVDKLASLGTTIMTISGGEPLLHPQLDDIIGRARKHGMMAGLITNGYLLTVERIQRLNRAGLEHLQISIDNVTPDEVSKKSLKVLDKKLQLLSQHAEFHVNINSVVGGGIKNPNDALMVGQRALSLGFTSTVGIIHNGDGQLMPLGEEERRVYHAMKAMEKTNYSRINGFQDNIAAGRPNDWRCRSGARYLYICEDGLVHYCSQQRGYPAKPLKDYTVDDIRREYVTEKSCAPHCTVSCVHQVSFIDGWRGKQRATPPMQQPDGELVHIQTSSSTGD, encoded by the coding sequence ATGGGACTGAAACTCCGTTTACAGCGCAAATTGAGAGCCGCTCACCGGCACGCACGCGAATGGAAGTTGATCGCGAAGGCCCTGGTGTCGACGGACCATCCCGTGCTGGCCCACATTGTCCCCATGCGCCGGTGCAATCTGGCGTGCACGTACTGCAACGAATACGACAAGACCAGCAATCCAGTGCCGCTGGAGACGATGTTCCAGCGAGTCGACAAACTCGCTTCCCTGGGCACCACCATCATGACGATTAGCGGCGGCGAACCGCTGCTGCACCCCCAATTGGATGACATCATTGGCCGGGCTCGTAAGCACGGCATGATGGCTGGACTGATTACCAACGGTTACCTGCTGACGGTCGAACGCATTCAGCGGCTGAACCGGGCTGGACTGGAACATCTTCAGATCTCGATCGACAACGTCACTCCGGACGAAGTTTCGAAGAAGAGCCTGAAGGTCCTCGACAAAAAATTGCAGTTGCTCTCGCAACATGCCGAGTTCCACGTGAACATCAACTCGGTCGTCGGCGGAGGAATCAAAAATCCGAACGACGCACTCATGGTTGGACAGCGGGCGCTCTCGCTGGGCTTCACTTCGACGGTCGGCATTATCCACAACGGTGACGGCCAGTTGATGCCGCTGGGTGAGGAAGAGCGACGTGTTTACCACGCCATGAAGGCGATGGAAAAAACCAACTACTCACGGATCAACGGATTTCAGGACAACATTGCTGCCGGACGTCCCAATGACTGGCGCTGCCGCTCGGGCGCGAGATACCTCTATATCTGCGAAGATGGGCTGGTCCACTACTGCTCTCAGCAGCGCGGGTATCCGGCGAAGCCGCTGAAGGACTACACGGTGGACGACATCCGCCGCGAGTACGTGACCGAAAAAAGTTGCGCGCCGCACTGCACCGTATCCTGCGTTCACCAGGTGTCATTCATCGATGGCTGGCGTGGAAAACAGCGTGCGACACCTCCCATGCAGCAGCCCGATGGCGAACTGGTCCACATCCAGACATCGTCTTCCACCGGCGACTAA
- the galE gene encoding UDP-glucose 4-epimerase GalE — protein MKVLVTGGAGYIGSVVTAELLQAGYDVVVYDNLSHGHREVIPANVPFVEGDVSDANKLASVIRDQSIEAVMHFAALIEAGESMQVPEIYFRNNTANTLTLLETMLKAGVNRFVFSSTAALYGDPENIPIRETDPLRPTNAYGESKLLVEQMLAWFHRIHGFRYASLRYFNAAGAAGSLGEAHQPESHLIPLILQVPLGKREFISIYGTDYKTKDGTCVRDYIHVSDLAHAHVLALNALGERDRLIYNLGNGKGFTVKEVIDVARRVTGHPIPAKETPRRPGDPAVLVASSDLIKRELGWKPKYADLETIISTAWEWHRQHPNGYAR, from the coding sequence TTGAAGGTACTCGTTACAGGCGGAGCAGGTTACATCGGCAGCGTGGTTACAGCTGAATTGCTGCAGGCAGGCTATGACGTCGTCGTCTACGACAACCTTTCTCACGGCCATCGCGAAGTCATACCCGCCAACGTTCCGTTTGTCGAAGGCGACGTTTCCGATGCAAATAAACTCGCCTCAGTCATCCGCGACCAATCCATCGAAGCCGTGATGCATTTTGCCGCCCTCATTGAGGCTGGCGAGTCCATGCAGGTCCCCGAAATTTACTTCCGCAACAACACCGCCAACACTCTTACGCTGCTTGAGACCATGCTGAAGGCCGGCGTCAATCGGTTCGTTTTTTCCTCCACCGCAGCCCTATACGGAGATCCCGAAAACATCCCGATTCGTGAAACCGATCCGCTCCGCCCCACCAACGCGTACGGTGAATCGAAGTTGCTCGTCGAGCAGATGCTCGCCTGGTTCCACCGCATCCATGGATTCCGTTACGCCAGCCTCCGCTACTTCAATGCCGCCGGTGCGGCAGGTTCACTCGGAGAGGCTCATCAGCCGGAGTCCCACCTCATCCCCCTCATACTCCAGGTGCCCCTCGGGAAACGCGAATTCATTTCCATATACGGCACCGACTACAAAACCAAAGACGGCACCTGCGTGCGCGACTATATTCACGTGTCCGACCTCGCTCATGCCCATGTGCTCGCTCTGAATGCACTCGGTGAGCGGGATCGCCTCATCTACAACCTCGGCAATGGCAAGGGCTTCACAGTGAAGGAAGTCATCGATGTTGCCCGGCGTGTCACCGGACACCCAATCCCCGCGAAAGAAACCCCGCGCCGCCCCGGCGACCCGGCTGTTCTCGTCGCCAGCTCTGATCTGATCAAGCGCGAACTTGGCTGGAAGCCGAAGTACGCCGACCTCGAAACCATCATCTCCACAGCATGGGAGTGGCACCGCCAGCACCCGAATGGCTACGCGCGATGA